In Pseudothermotoga hypogea DSM 11164 = NBRC 106472, the following are encoded in one genomic region:
- a CDS encoding sugar ABC transporter substrate-binding protein yields MLRKLLFVVLVLATVLSLGKTKLAFWQFMMDDALAKEVLAGFAKEYPDIEVEVVQLSWSTGFDKIVTAIAAGAAPDVVELGNTWVASFASKNVLLEMHPEDLAKYKNFPGANCAEYMGKYYGYPWLLGTRAMFYNVDLMIKAGLDPDKPPETWSELLEAVKKISALPGVYGIGLPAGEVYSPWQEWFLLAIWGNGGDVVSKDLKKAVLNSPQNRETALFYQELSKYALKSKQKDLGEAFGEGRVGFLVSGAWSIGTLAQSYPNLNYGVCLIPKPDKPEGIHASFLGGEVLAIPSQCKNVDAARKLINYLMRPQVAMIITKHYPGVYPADPRAASDPWFEDNPLHLVFFEQLKTAFPVPPTPAWPKIEDILTNVVDDLIVRYKSVDEVLSYYNEQIQRVLDEVK; encoded by the coding sequence ATGTTGAGGAAACTACTGTTCGTGGTCTTGGTTCTTGCCACCGTCCTGAGCCTTGGAAAGACGAAGCTTGCGTTCTGGCAGTTCATGATGGACGATGCGCTCGCGAAGGAAGTCCTGGCTGGCTTTGCGAAAGAGTATCCAGACATCGAAGTCGAGGTTGTTCAACTGTCTTGGTCCACGGGGTTTGATAAGATCGTTACAGCGATCGCAGCCGGTGCGGCACCCGACGTCGTGGAGCTCGGCAACACCTGGGTTGCGAGCTTTGCTTCCAAGAACGTTCTGCTCGAGATGCATCCAGAAGACCTCGCCAAGTACAAGAACTTTCCAGGTGCCAACTGTGCCGAGTACATGGGCAAGTACTACGGCTATCCGTGGCTCCTTGGAACGCGCGCCATGTTCTACAACGTCGATCTCATGATCAAGGCAGGTCTGGATCCAGACAAACCACCAGAAACTTGGTCAGAACTGCTCGAAGCGGTGAAGAAGATCTCGGCACTTCCAGGCGTTTACGGGATCGGACTGCCTGCGGGTGAAGTGTACAGCCCATGGCAAGAGTGGTTCTTGCTCGCGATCTGGGGCAACGGTGGAGACGTGGTGTCGAAGGATCTTAAGAAGGCTGTACTGAACTCACCGCAGAACAGAGAGACCGCTTTGTTCTACCAAGAGCTGTCGAAGTACGCTTTGAAGAGCAAGCAGAAAGACCTCGGTGAAGCCTTCGGAGAAGGTAGGGTTGGCTTCCTTGTGAGTGGAGCTTGGTCCATAGGCACGCTCGCGCAGTCTTATCCTAACTTGAACTACGGAGTTTGCTTGATCCCGAAACCCGACAAGCCTGAAGGCATCCATGCTTCGTTCTTGGGTGGTGAGGTTCTCGCGATACCTTCTCAGTGCAAGAACGTCGATGCGGCAAGGAAATTGATAAACTACCTCATGAGACCACAAGTGGCGATGATCATCACCAAGCACTATCCTGGAGTGTACCCTGCCGATCCAAGAGCTGCTTCAGACCCATGGTTCGAGGACAATCCGTTGCATCTTGTGTTCTTCGAACAACTGAAGACTGCTTTCCCTGTACCACCGACTCCAGCGTGGCCGAAGATCGAAGACATACTGACCAACGTCGTGGACGATCTCATCGTCAGGTACAAGAGCGTCGATGAAGTTCTCAGCTACTACAACGAGCAGATCCAGAGGGTGCTCGATGAGGTGAAATGA
- a CDS encoding carbohydrate ABC transporter permease codes for MRKREKITTLVFILPWLVSFCIFVLYPIVFSIYVSMTDYSGLTWNMKFVGFSNYVRAFNDRVFLRALSNTFLFVLITVPATTVISLFLAVLLTSGIKFKRLFQAGYFLPSVISMVVISMIWLYIYSAMGPLNMLLRSLGIDVPARSWLASEKTALGSIMVMDVWSAVGYYTVLFVAGLQSLPLQLYEAARIDGATKWQIFKRITLPLLKPTILFVVSINSIRSFQIFTEIFTLTGGGPANSTQTIVHYLYDVSFRKFEMGYGSAIAYVLFFIVLAITLLQRKILKGEQL; via the coding sequence GTGAGAAAAAGAGAGAAAATCACAACGCTTGTCTTTATTCTACCTTGGTTGGTGAGTTTCTGCATCTTCGTTCTCTATCCCATAGTCTTTTCCATCTACGTCAGCATGACGGATTACTCTGGTCTGACGTGGAACATGAAATTCGTTGGATTTTCCAACTACGTCAGAGCCTTCAACGATAGAGTCTTTCTCAGAGCGCTCTCGAACACCTTCTTGTTCGTGCTGATCACCGTACCAGCCACGACGGTGATTTCACTGTTTCTGGCCGTGCTGTTGACGAGTGGAATCAAGTTCAAACGTCTCTTTCAGGCTGGTTATTTTTTACCATCCGTGATCTCCATGGTGGTCATATCGATGATCTGGTTGTATATCTACAGCGCCATGGGACCTTTGAACATGCTGTTGAGGTCTCTGGGGATCGACGTACCAGCGCGAAGCTGGCTCGCTTCCGAAAAGACTGCGCTCGGCTCCATCATGGTGATGGACGTCTGGTCCGCCGTGGGTTACTACACCGTGCTCTTCGTCGCAGGTCTTCAAAGTTTGCCGTTGCAACTCTACGAAGCGGCCAGGATCGATGGGGCGACGAAGTGGCAGATTTTTAAAAGAATAACGCTTCCTCTGTTGAAACCCACGATCTTGTTTGTCGTATCTATAAACTCGATCCGTTCTTTTCAGATCTTCACCGAGATCTTCACGCTCACCGGTGGTGGTCCTGCCAACTCGACGCAGACGATAGTTCATTATCTCTACGACGTTTCGTTTCGAAAGTTCGAGATGGGTTACGGTTCAGCGATCGCTTATGTACTGTTTTTCATTGTGCTGGCAATAACATTGCTTCAAAGAAAGATTCTGAAGGGTGAGCAACTATGA
- a CDS encoding carbohydrate ABC transporter permease produces the protein MKVLVYSLLVLFLVISLFPTFLMFSTSFVPEGDLFNRTIEKTVSDFEAPRTVLLTRVRPIGKAFELVKDEKNSFARLDSSKEVIGLAFSMGSSDINRLSHLVFKVRASSALKMNFFFKDIRESVEKFAEIVIDPTSQWKTMRVNVEPKKLTLDVLHISQLRITIEGDGTLEIDDVILVNRYPTLYNFVKVLREDYFRRYLLNSTVVSVCSVFGNLFFCSLVAYAFARKQFRMKELLFSIVLSTMMIPPQVTIIPTFILMRKLNLINTYWALILPNLVTPFGIFLMRQYFEQLPLELDQAARIDGAGDFRIFWNVLLPLSKPALSVLGINTFVLTWNDVFYPLILTTSREMRTVQIGLALYQKLNVFTWPTLMAASTIAGLPIIIVFLIFEKRIISGILEGAIKS, from the coding sequence ATGAAAGTGTTGGTGTATTCTTTGCTTGTGCTCTTCCTTGTGATCTCGCTTTTTCCAACGTTTTTGATGTTCTCCACCTCTTTCGTGCCCGAAGGAGATCTGTTCAACAGAACGATCGAAAAGACCGTGTCAGATTTCGAAGCACCAAGGACCGTTTTGCTGACCAGGGTCCGTCCCATTGGAAAGGCCTTCGAACTCGTCAAGGATGAGAAAAACAGTTTTGCGAGGTTGGACTCATCCAAAGAAGTTATCGGATTGGCGTTCTCGATGGGTTCTTCCGACATCAACAGACTGTCCCACTTGGTTTTCAAGGTGAGGGCCTCAAGTGCACTGAAAATGAATTTCTTCTTCAAAGACATAAGAGAGAGTGTGGAAAAATTTGCCGAGATCGTCATAGATCCAACATCGCAATGGAAAACGATGAGAGTGAACGTAGAACCAAAGAAGTTGACGCTGGATGTTTTACACATTTCTCAGTTGAGAATAACGATCGAAGGCGATGGAACACTGGAGATAGACGATGTGATCTTGGTGAACAGATATCCAACGCTCTACAATTTTGTGAAGGTCCTGAGAGAGGACTACTTCAGAAGATATCTTTTGAACAGCACAGTCGTTTCAGTCTGCTCCGTCTTTGGAAACCTTTTCTTCTGCTCGCTCGTAGCCTACGCGTTTGCGAGAAAACAGTTCAGAATGAAAGAACTTCTCTTTTCGATCGTCCTTTCAACGATGATGATCCCCCCACAGGTCACGATCATACCCACCTTCATCTTGATGAGAAAGCTCAACCTGATAAACACCTACTGGGCCCTGATACTTCCGAATCTCGTCACACCCTTTGGAATCTTTCTCATGCGACAGTACTTCGAACAACTTCCGCTGGAGCTGGATCAGGCGGCGAGGATAGACGGGGCGGGAGATTTCAGGATCTTTTGGAACGTCCTCTTACCTCTGAGCAAACCTGCGCTTTCCGTGCTTGGCATAAACACCTTCGTGCTCACGTGGAACGATGTGTTCTATCCGTTGATCCTCACGACCTCCCGCGAGATGAGAACGGTGCAGATCGGATTGGCGCTGTATCAAAAGCTGAACGTCTTCACTTGGCCAACTCTCATGGCCGCTTCCACGATAGCGGGACTACCCATCATCATTGTCTTTCTCATATTCGAAAAGAGGATCATCTCTGGTATCTTGGAGGGTGCCATCAAGAGTTAG
- a CDS encoding glycoside hydrolase family 130 protein: MIEVQKFLELFKPSPIGELKSSDKVKRHPKNPILTRKHVPYSSALVFNPGVCKYKGKYVMVFRNDHGSFEEQRLEGTNLGLAFSDDGVEWKVEPKPLPMFLSEPDVLRIYDPRLNVVEDELIMSFAVDTLHGIRAGIAIVHDFENFEVIHLSTPDNRNVVLFPRKINGRYVRLERPFPVYGRLGMERFDMWMSFSLDLRFWGESRLLLAVEDVPFANCKVGPGAPPIETEKGWLVIFHAVDVDPNRGKNGWEEKWTKRYSAGVMLLHLNDPTRVLGVYKQPILAPEAEYEISGGFRNNVIFPTGAVLDEEEVKIYYGAADTTICLATAKVKDLIELCLTNS, translated from the coding sequence GTGATCGAAGTTCAAAAGTTCTTGGAGCTCTTTAAACCAAGTCCGATCGGCGAGTTGAAATCCTCCGATAAGGTGAAGAGGCATCCAAAGAATCCCATACTCACGAGAAAACATGTGCCTTACTCTTCTGCCTTGGTCTTCAACCCGGGTGTGTGCAAGTACAAAGGAAAGTACGTCATGGTCTTTCGCAACGACCACGGCTCTTTTGAGGAACAGAGGCTCGAAGGCACGAACTTGGGACTCGCATTCAGCGACGACGGTGTAGAGTGGAAGGTCGAACCGAAACCCCTGCCGATGTTCCTGAGTGAGCCAGATGTATTGAGGATCTACGATCCAAGGCTCAACGTCGTCGAAGACGAACTCATCATGAGCTTCGCTGTGGACACCTTGCATGGCATCAGGGCTGGTATCGCGATCGTTCACGATTTTGAGAACTTCGAAGTGATCCATCTGTCCACCCCAGACAACAGGAACGTCGTGCTCTTTCCCAGAAAGATCAACGGTCGTTACGTGAGGCTCGAAAGACCTTTCCCAGTCTATGGAAGACTCGGCATGGAGAGGTTCGACATGTGGATGAGTTTTTCATTAGATCTTAGGTTCTGGGGTGAAAGCAGATTGTTGCTCGCAGTTGAGGACGTACCTTTCGCGAACTGCAAGGTTGGACCCGGTGCACCTCCCATCGAGACGGAGAAAGGATGGTTGGTGATCTTCCACGCGGTAGATGTCGATCCGAACAGAGGAAAGAACGGCTGGGAGGAGAAGTGGACCAAGCGTTACAGTGCCGGTGTGATGCTTTTGCATCTGAACGATCCGACCAGGGTTCTCGGTGTTTACAAACAACCCATCCTCGCACCCGAAGCAGAGTACGAGATCAGTGGAGGATTCAGAAACAACGTGATCTTTCCGACGGGCGCAGTTTTGGACGAAGAAGAGGTGAAGATCTACTACGGTGCGGCAGATACGACGATATGTCTCGCCACGGCGAAGGTGAAGGACCTGATCGAGCTGTGTCTGACTAACTCTTGA
- a CDS encoding ROK family transcriptional regulator: MLTELEGSVLRLIRDNQNISRLDIAKELGVSKPVVTNVVARLIKKGLVVESGTRKTRVGRPKITLQFVPDAWYCVGIELEEKYFELIVTDLAGRVIDSREEKIPRSVEPNHLVSFCKEKVERTLEENQLPKEKILGVGIGIAGMVDPTSRVVRTAPAIGLTNYDLAFEVSEKSDLSVIVVNRVKAAALAEHRLGAARGSQSVLFVFIDSGLGCAVLLDGRIYEGFYGKAGEFGWMITDLDRSEPELCEEESFGHLARRFSGHAISKRLASLGLNSEDVFDAMTHSAELRESLKRGLKHIAAAVANAVLLFDPQLIILKGRIGQNHYEHISEILLSTLKELLPSQFYENLNLRKGQVERFDVALGAVFAVQQRFMRL, encoded by the coding sequence TTGCTCACCGAACTTGAAGGCTCAGTACTGCGCTTGATAAGGGACAATCAAAACATTTCGCGTTTGGACATCGCCAAAGAATTGGGCGTCAGCAAGCCTGTCGTTACCAACGTGGTGGCTCGGCTGATCAAGAAGGGCTTGGTGGTGGAATCTGGGACAAGGAAAACGAGGGTGGGAAGACCGAAGATCACCTTGCAGTTCGTTCCAGACGCGTGGTACTGCGTTGGAATCGAATTGGAAGAGAAGTACTTCGAACTGATCGTCACAGATTTGGCTGGACGCGTGATCGATTCGCGGGAAGAGAAGATACCCAGATCGGTCGAACCGAATCACTTGGTGTCTTTCTGCAAGGAGAAGGTGGAACGAACTTTGGAAGAAAACCAGTTACCAAAGGAAAAGATACTCGGTGTCGGTATAGGTATCGCTGGAATGGTGGACCCAACCAGTCGAGTTGTAAGAACGGCTCCAGCGATAGGCTTGACGAACTACGATCTTGCGTTTGAGGTCTCTGAAAAGTCTGATTTGAGCGTGATCGTCGTGAACAGGGTCAAAGCTGCTGCCCTCGCTGAACATCGCTTGGGTGCGGCTCGAGGGTCCCAGAGCGTTCTGTTCGTCTTCATCGACAGTGGTCTTGGTTGTGCCGTGCTCTTGGACGGAAGGATCTACGAAGGTTTCTACGGCAAGGCTGGAGAGTTCGGGTGGATGATCACGGACTTGGATCGATCAGAACCAGAACTGTGCGAGGAAGAAAGTTTCGGACATCTGGCGAGAAGATTCTCAGGTCATGCGATCAGCAAAAGGTTGGCGAGTCTCGGACTGAACAGTGAAGATGTCTTCGACGCGATGACGCACAGTGCGGAACTGAGAGAATCGTTGAAGAGAGGTTTGAAACACATCGCGGCGGCCGTCGCGAACGCCGTTCTCTTGTTCGACCCGCAGTTGATCATCCTCAAAGGAAGAATAGGTCAAAACCACTATGAGCACATCTCAGAGATCTTGCTATCAACGTTGAAAGAACTTCTTCCAAGCCAGTTCTACGAGAATCTGAACTTGCGCAAAGGTCAAGTTGAAAGGTTCGACGTCGCGCTCGGAGCAGTCTTCGCGGTGCAACAGAGGTTCATGCGTCTGTGA
- a CDS encoding ABC transporter substrate-binding protein produces the protein MKRLLVLLMVIAALSVFADTVLMWFTDGPDFDLITEQTNRFTKQTGEKVVILNLPYYLEYKPKLAAMAKAGSPPDVARETDLLPWLDYAVDLKPLVEKYTGMKFEEWLDNVSFYKAGFKKLYEKYGKVIGIPYTSDAHAIFYNKEIFKKAGIEPPKDRPWTIDEWYAAMKKIKQSGAARYALVYDFSPYRFANLLYVFGGGIWDREGKNIIIDSKESIEALEFFVKLHDEDLIPKAVWLTGDAPAKYFQNGLAAMYVSGTWMLAQFREQLKFDWGVVMWPYKRERAVMTGGKYIVPFTEKGAALAFFLTNEQNLAEFAGKLFLIPDRKDLADKVKIEDPLINEVYTIVMKDLDQSTRGSMVPDWYDPDTAAIVQTNRAVINDHIKAAIAKEKTPEQAFKELAAILRKAAGK, from the coding sequence ATGAAGAGGTTGTTGGTTCTGTTGATGGTCATCGCTGCACTCTCAGTCTTCGCAGACACCGTGCTCATGTGGTTCACAGACGGTCCAGACTTCGATCTGATCACAGAACAGACCAACAGATTCACCAAACAGACGGGTGAAAAGGTGGTCATACTGAACCTGCCGTATTATCTGGAGTACAAGCCCAAGCTCGCCGCCATGGCGAAGGCAGGCTCTCCACCAGACGTGGCAAGGGAGACGGACCTGCTGCCCTGGTTGGATTACGCGGTCGATCTCAAACCTTTGGTGGAGAAGTACACGGGCATGAAGTTCGAAGAATGGCTCGACAACGTTTCCTTCTACAAGGCCGGTTTCAAGAAGCTGTACGAGAAGTACGGTAAGGTCATTGGTATTCCTTACACTTCCGACGCACACGCGATCTTCTACAACAAGGAGATCTTCAAGAAAGCCGGCATAGAGCCACCCAAGGACAGGCCGTGGACCATCGACGAGTGGTACGCAGCCATGAAGAAGATCAAGCAGAGCGGTGCCGCAAGGTACGCATTGGTCTACGATTTCAGTCCTTACAGGTTCGCCAACCTATTGTACGTGTTCGGTGGCGGCATATGGGACAGGGAAGGAAAGAACATCATAATCGATTCGAAGGAATCGATCGAAGCACTCGAATTCTTCGTCAAGCTGCACGACGAAGATCTCATACCCAAGGCAGTGTGGCTCACGGGTGACGCACCGGCAAAATACTTCCAAAACGGTCTTGCGGCGATGTACGTCTCTGGAACTTGGATGCTGGCACAGTTCAGAGAGCAGTTGAAATTCGACTGGGGTGTCGTCATGTGGCCGTACAAGCGCGAGCGTGCGGTCATGACCGGTGGAAAGTACATAGTACCATTCACCGAAAAAGGTGCGGCGCTCGCGTTCTTCTTGACGAACGAGCAGAACCTCGCAGAGTTCGCTGGTAAACTCTTCTTGATACCGGACCGCAAAGACTTGGCAGACAAAGTCAAGATAGAAGATCCTCTGATCAACGAAGTGTACACCATCGTCATGAAAGACCTCGATCAATCCACGCGCGGTAGCATGGTTCCCGATTGGTACGATCCGGACACCGCCGCCATCGTGCAGACGAACAGAGCAGTGATAAACGATCACATCAAGGCTGCGATCGCGAAAGAGAAAACACCAGAACAGGCCTTCAAAGAACTCGCCGCGATCCTGAGAAAGGCCGCCGGAAAGTGA
- a CDS encoding carbohydrate ABC transporter permease translates to MKRQYYAWLFLLPNLVIFTIFVVTPALSSFYYALTDYDMVRFSGKFIGLANFRYLFGGASDFGRVLLRTFMYSAMVVPIAFFTSLFLAVITSSDLIKGKAFLRALFYWPWLLSPSIIGVSWKWFLDYDAGLINILLLKNGASPIPWLLDRRLAFLSVVLVTVWNVAGYFMVMFNSALTAIPTEVYEAAALDGANRWVRFWKIIFPLLKPTAVLVLVLSTIMSMRSFEIIYVFTAGGPGTATTVLAQKIYYTAFLERKLGMASAMSVILFAILITLSLIQIRILEEEV, encoded by the coding sequence TTGAAGAGACAGTATTACGCGTGGTTGTTCCTTTTGCCAAATCTTGTCATATTCACCATCTTCGTGGTCACTCCGGCGTTGAGTAGTTTTTACTACGCACTGACGGATTACGACATGGTCAGATTCTCTGGAAAGTTCATCGGGCTGGCCAACTTTCGATATCTGTTCGGTGGTGCGAGCGATTTTGGGAGAGTTCTTTTGAGAACTTTCATGTACTCGGCGATGGTCGTTCCGATCGCCTTCTTCACATCGCTCTTCTTGGCCGTTATCACGAGCTCCGATCTGATCAAAGGCAAAGCGTTCTTGAGAGCACTCTTCTACTGGCCTTGGTTGCTGTCTCCTTCCATCATCGGTGTCTCGTGGAAATGGTTTCTGGACTACGATGCCGGACTGATCAATATATTGTTGTTGAAGAACGGTGCTTCACCGATCCCTTGGTTGCTCGATCGACGACTCGCCTTTTTGAGTGTCGTGCTGGTGACCGTTTGGAACGTTGCGGGCTATTTCATGGTCATGTTCAACTCCGCTCTGACCGCGATCCCAACGGAAGTCTACGAAGCCGCCGCTTTGGACGGTGCGAACCGCTGGGTGAGGTTCTGGAAGATCATTTTCCCGTTGCTTAAACCTACAGCGGTCCTGGTTTTAGTTCTGAGCACGATCATGTCCATGAGAAGCTTCGAAATCATCTATGTCTTCACCGCAGGTGGTCCCGGCACAGCGACTACTGTACTCGCTCAAAAGATCTATTACACCGCATTTTTGGAACGTAAACTTGGTATGGCATCCGCGATGTCCGTGATCCTCTTTGCCATATTGATAACGCTATCGCTGATACAGATCAGGATTCTGGAGGAAGAGGTATGA
- a CDS encoding carbohydrate ABC transporter permease: MKKLIHILLNLAVYLFAFLYVSPIVWTIFSSFKDEADLFSWPPKLISQPTLVNYLQVVRKTQFALFFRNSFLVSVSATLITVIISVMGGYALAKYQFRFKNQVSTFILSMLMIPLQVIMVPIYLVLSRLGMINTLWGLIIPPAATPTGIFLAQKYIVSAIPDSVIESARIDGANEIKIFFRIILPLTQPLIAALAVLSFTWRWNDFLWPMIVVGSPKLYTIQLALGLYAGEHIVQWGPLLAMTVLSMVPVLIVFIALQKYFVKGITTGAIK, encoded by the coding sequence ATGAAGAAGCTGATCCACATTTTGCTGAATCTTGCAGTTTATCTGTTTGCCTTTCTCTACGTTTCACCGATAGTCTGGACGATCTTCTCCAGCTTCAAAGACGAAGCGGACCTTTTCTCTTGGCCCCCAAAGTTGATAAGCCAACCGACGCTCGTCAACTACCTTCAAGTCGTTCGTAAAACCCAGTTCGCACTCTTCTTCAGAAACTCTTTCTTGGTCTCAGTCTCAGCGACGCTGATCACTGTCATCATAAGTGTCATGGGTGGATATGCGCTTGCAAAGTACCAGTTCCGCTTCAAAAACCAGGTCTCTACTTTCATCCTCTCGATGTTGATGATACCCCTGCAGGTCATCATGGTGCCCATATACCTCGTTCTGTCGAGGTTGGGGATGATAAACACGCTCTGGGGGCTCATCATCCCACCCGCCGCAACGCCCACGGGAATCTTTTTGGCACAGAAGTACATAGTATCCGCAATACCGGACTCTGTGATAGAGAGTGCAAGAATCGACGGAGCCAACGAGATCAAGATTTTCTTCAGAATCATTCTGCCTCTGACACAGCCTCTGATCGCCGCTCTTGCGGTCCTGTCTTTCACCTGGCGCTGGAACGATTTCCTCTGGCCGATGATCGTGGTGGGTTCACCGAAACTTTACACGATACAGCTCGCCCTTGGACTTTACGCAGGCGAACACATCGTTCAGTGGGGACCTCTGTTGGCGATGACGGTGCTTTCAATGGTACCGGTTCTGATTGTCTTCATAGCCCTTCAAAAGTACTTCGTCAAGGGTATCACCACGGGCGCGATCAAGTGA